A region of the Stigmatopora nigra isolate UIUO_SnigA chromosome 10, RoL_Snig_1.1, whole genome shotgun sequence genome:
TCCTCATTGAAGAGGTCTTGTCTAGGTAACTTAAGTCGACATAGATGATAGTAAGTAACGTGACTTACCACTGGCTTCTGTCCTTCTTTGGCATTAGAGGAAATGGACAAAGATTTTGCAATGTCCTCCAGTGGACCATAATCTCCTGGGGAGTCCTGGACGAAATGTAGTAAAGTCTTTTCTCCCCCTGGACAATAAGAAGAGGGAAGTTATGAAGACGTCATCTCCAAATCCGTTAAATCCATATAAATGGCAGCCAGTTTAAATGGAATGGATCCCTATTGGTGTCAACCAATTGCCCAATGTTACTTTATTACACTTAAAGTGAACACCTACTAGTCTTACTTTCTCTTATTTGGCTTTCATGAAGCATTTCCATAATTTGTTATTGtcaaattcaaagaaaaatgacaaaggaaaaaggcaagacattttaaatattcaaacaagtagcttaaaaattacattatcGAATGGCTATTTTTTCATGCCAAGACAGTCCGAATCTAAactacaggatttttttaagcatCAACAATAGAAACAACTTACAACTaactatatgtataatagtaatagagaataaacccaacacctaCTCTATTCAAGTAGTCTCTTTTCATATTATACAGCACTGCCCTCTTATGGAGGAACttcaaaatacagtaataccttgagatatgagcttaatgggTTCCGGGAGCGAGCTAATATGTacatttactcgtatctcaaatcaattttcccaCAGAAAGGGATTAAACACAAATTAATATGTTCCCACCCACGATTTACTAACAGTAACTAATAACTATATAGTGGTTGTGGTGTATACTAAAAagagacattattcagtacaataataataataataatataaacaaatttaaatgacctTGGATTACTACACAGACACacgcaaaaataaatgtaatctaatcttacactaaacttaattctaatgttgtttagaatttttttttttactattcttggctctttttgccctgCCATCACCCCTGATTTCCAGGAGTAGTTTAACTGTTTTAGAGGTTAGGCCCGAGTCATTTTACATTGgaataacaattaaaatattaagcAGTGTTTATGATAAGATGAGTAGAATAAATATTCTACTCATCATATCATAGACACTGCttaatattttcattcaaattcaaGTCAATGTTGTTTAATGTACCTTTGGCAACAATAAGCATGCCTCCACTTTGAAGCAGATCTCCAGAGAAGTTTCCCTGGATGCCGTCAGCATTGGCCTATGTCAAGGAGTAGCAATAGAGAGAGTGTCAGTCTATGTGGCAGGAGGGGGTCCGATCTAGAGTACTTGAAAACAACTCCCACCTTGGAAGATGCTTCTCGTACTTTCTTCCCCAATGCAGCGGGAACCACGCTCAAAGCACTGTACCTAAAAGTTAATTCAAGAGGAGAATTATTAAAGGAGTGAAACATTTATCTTCTCTTTAAGGTGGCAGACTTTGGATAAATTCCAAATTTTGCCCTCAAATAAGTGTGCTAAGGTTACTTCACCTTTTAAAGCCCAAATCCTTGTAGCATTTCTTTTGCTCGTCAAtgtaaattgctaaaaaaatatataataattgatttatttcaGACCTTGCTGCCAAAAACTGAAGGCAGCGACATCTTTGAAGATAAGTGAATCACACGAGCGCTACTTACATCCTTTAAAGAAACCTAAATTCTTGAACTCCTCTAGGCCTAACTCCTCAGGACCAATGCCCACCAGCGCCACGTCATTGGCCTTCAGGTCGGGTGCCAGTTTGCTAATCTCGGCCGCTGTCCAACGGCACACTTGGCATCCAAAACGGCGCAGGAAGAACAAGACCGCGGGTCGTTCCTGCCATAGGGATTGGAGCTCCACACTCTGTTAAAACACAGCAAACAACACGATCATCAATTAGTGGCGTTATAGGTTGTTTTCAATActtatgggatttttttctgaatctatatgggtatatgtatttttgcttgatctaaaatagattttttgtactgtatttcaccacaaaatatattttccatgtGATCTGAGAAACGTTGGTAGGATTTATACTAATTATTTGTTTCACTGCACGTTATCATCATTGTATATCATCCAAGAGACCCACTTAACTTCTATTTTCAGTATACCAATTACAGCCATTAGATCTCTAAACAATGtctataaaatatgaatatagaTCTCGAGTATGTAGTCACCATCGTGGATTCAAACAGAAAGTTAGATAAGTGTATGACAACCTCATATTTGTTTTCCATCCAAATTCATTTCTATAAATTTCAAAATTACCTCTCCGGTGTCCACGCTTTTCAACAAGTTTTTTCCGACGCGATCAAGGTCGAGGCTGGCCATGTTTTCAgaggaataaaacaaaatagatCTAATTTAGATTTAGACAGAACGTGaaatagtaaatatatataagacAAACGGCGTGGTTGCGAAACAACTATTTCCTTGTACGCCTACTAGTCATGTCATCCAATCGAATTAGGCTAGCCGTGAAGTGGTAGCCAATCATAATGCAGGAAAAAGCTCAAGAGGTCACACAGGAGAATAATTATAAGCTTAGTTGAACAAAGGTGACATGTTTTACGAGCTCAATGTCTGTCTCCTTCCACGCCTAATTCCCTGAATTCTAGTCTTTTCTGCCTCTGTATGGTCACGTgttaaaatattcacatttgatATCATTCATATCATCTAAataattatagatttaaaaataactatTCTGTATTATTACATTTTCATCGACATGTTTGCCCATATCCCTGTTTCCCCATCCTTAAATCATTACATATTATATAATTATTCAcgtattttaatatttagtatTACTCCCCCTCGTGCATGAATTTGATATATTGGCATCCCTCACCATATTTCTCCAATTACttctttaatttaaatatttcccCTAAATGCGATGAGAAGTGAGAGACAGTCGGTGGTGCTGATGTTGCAGGGAGGGGCGTGACGTCACGACCGAGACCGGCAGGAAGAGGCTTTGGGGGAGGAAAAACGAGACCTCCCAGTGACTGCATCAAAAAATACCCAAACAGGATCTACCATGGCTCCCAAAATCCCCTTTCCACCTCTTTTGTTACGCCACGAGGCTCTTTCCTCCCGCATCCCCATCGAGCGCCTATAAATGACGAGGCAGCCCAATAAGGTAATTATCTCTTTTTGAATGCCTTAATTTTTGCATCTTCTCTTTTTACATGACCTCAGTTGGGTACGTATATTGATGGATTTGTTGGCAGTGGATGGGTGAACATGAGCTTATTTTTCCATTGTGTGCGGGCGCCATGAAATGCCTCTTCCTGCATGAAATATTCAAAAGGAAACAGGCTTCTCTGTGCCGCATCCTCACTAGGCGAGCACATGGGCAATGCGCATTGGTGTCTGCAGTGTCCTCCCGACCGGCGCACCCCCACATTGGTCCCGCCCACTTATGACCATGAGCAATGACTTCTGAGCTGGGGCATAGTCCGATTGTTTTGTGCATCTATTGATACCAATAATCGTGATGATTCACACCATAAATCTAATGTGGCAATTCCCAGGTTGTTACACGCTCATTAAATGATAGCATCTGGTGGAagagttttcaaaaataaacgACTCGCCCAGATCCATAAGTTTTCCAATCGTACGACATAAACCATTTACGTAAGAGTTTGTCTCTGCGTAGTTGAAAGCGTTGGCATTGTTGATGGATCAAAGGGTGTGCGACTCAATGGAAAATAGTAGTGGAGACTCGTTGTCTTTATGGCGCGATGAGTTGGAATatgataaataattaaaagtgGTTCATCAGGGGAGGAAGTAAGCCTCAAAGAACATgattctgtgtctgtattctcaccttattgctactgtgacaatgaaatttcccaaatatatgatgaataaagttatctaatataATTCTGCAGAGATTTTACCTGTTAACAATTCAAACCGAAGCCTAAAATCACCACAAGACAGTAAATAACAGGGAAGCATCTTGGGTTCCATTAATACCAGATGTCGCCTATGGAATAGTATGCATCTTACATTAAACATTTCTTCTCTCTTTGAGTGAGCTTTGAGCTGCCTTGAGAGAGCCATGTCGTCTCCGGGCATGGGCACCCCCAGTGACCCCCTCCTGGCCAGTCCCGGCCTGGGGAGGCTACCTTCTGCTCAGGACGGACTCTGGAGGAGCTCTCTCCCCAAGACGGCCAGTTTCCCAACGTCCTCCATCCGACTCCTCAGTCACCGGGCCAACAACTTCCAACGGCAGCACAAGCGGCAGAAACTGATACGACCTTCCCCGCCTCCGCCGCCCAACACGCCGTGTCCCCTGGAAAGACTGGACCTCAGCGAGCTGCCACCGAGACGAGCCTTCCAGGAGCTGCTCTTCAATGGATGCATTCTGTTTGGGATCGAATTCAGCTACGCCATGGAGACGGCTTATGTGACACCCGTGCTTCTGCAGATGGGCCTTCCAGATCAGTTTTACAGCTTGGTGTGGTTCATCAGCCCCATACTTGGTATGTCGGTACATGGGGCTGATACCTGGTATCAAGGTCTAAAAGCAATGACTGGTCACCAGAAGATCAGATCTGTACTGTTTAATCAAGTGTCGCCTGTGTTTGTTATCAGGATTCCTGGTCCAGCCTCTTATTGGAGCTTGGAGTGACCGATGCACATCTCGCTTTGGGCGCAGGAGACCGTTCATTTTTGCATTGGCTATAGGTAAGACGATCAGATCGACACACATGCAGTAAGTACTGTTGGGTTGAGACTCTCAACGGATGTTAGAGTTGCCggtttgttggttttttttttaatccctcgTGTGGATTAAGGGGAAAAACCTCCACGAAAAGTACATCCATCAACGAGTCTTCCTGTCATGTACGATTTCATCTTTGGTGACTTTTCGCTCTTGGTGCCGATCTTTAGGGGCGCTGCTCGGTCTGACTCTGGTGCTCAACGGGCGGGACATTGGTGGAGCGCTGGCTGACACCGCTTCCAATCATAAATGGGGAATAATCCTGACAGTCTGCGGTGTGGTCTTGATGGACTTCAGCGCCGATTCGGCGGACAACCCGAGTCACGCCTACATGATGGACGTGTGCAGCCCTGAGGACCAGGACCGAGGGTTGAACATCCATGCTCTGCTGGCAGGTGGGCTAACGACAACAAACCCTGACTTAATCAGTCTACGTACTACTGTGTTTTGCCATTATTTGCTGCAGGTCTGGGCGGTGGATTCGGGTACATTGTGGGCGGCATcaactgggatcaaacccacttTGGCAAGTCCATGGGGGGTCAGCTGCGGGTCATTTATATGTTCACCAGCATCACCCTGGTAATCGCAACAGCCATGACCCTTAATAGTATCCCAGAGCGACCATTGACCAAGAGCCAGCCCTTGGGCAAAAACAACCTGAAAAGCCCTAACCTCCTCCTGCCTCCGTCACCCCCTGCACTGGCTGGGGACGAAGAGGACGAGGAAAACCACTATGGCTATCGTTTGTCCAAGTCCAACCACCCCGATCCTTTGGGTCATTCCTCTAGCGCCAACGCTCGCCTCTGTGCCGGACTCACGAGCCCCATATCGCCCCTGAGCCCCCTCACGCCAAAATACGGCAGCTTCATCAGTCGCGACAACTCATTGACCGGCCTCAATGAATTCGCGTCGTCGCTGGGGACATCCTATATAGACAGCGTTCTAATAGACTGCTACACGGGGCAACAGACCCCGCAGGATACCCTGGCCCCCAACTCCATTCCCGTGCCTCCTGAGGACTCCCCCGCTCCAGGAGGCTCCGCCCAGGCAGAGAGGAGAGATGATGGTAGCTATGGGAGCTGTCATCCAGACAGGgagggtgagccagagtcccaACTGGAATCTCAGGTCTTATCGGGGGAGGGAACGGGTCCGGTGCTACGCCGAGGCTCCAGTACCGGGATCCTAAAACGACCGCAGAGTCTGGCACTAGCGGAGGAGCCCGTGGCGGCTCATGTCGTCGGGATGGAGAACGGACGCCGGAGAACTGTGACCTTTAGCCAGCAGGTCAGGCCCGGGAAGTGAAGATCTTCACTTGGAATAGTAATATTATACATTGCATTGTTTTGGTGTGATGAAGGTGGCGAACATTTTGCTGAACGGCGTGCGCTACGAGAGCGACTTGAGCGAGAATGCGGAGACGGGACAATCCCAAATGTCAATGAAACTCTTGTGCGTAGCCATCTACCGGATGCCTCCCTCTCTGCGCAGTTTATGCACAAACCATTTTTTGGGTAAGTGAAGGAAATGTACTCTATTGTTTGGAAGTCTGAGGGACTTTTAAGAAAGGGGGTGGGGAGTCTTATGCCCAGAGTGCCAATTTATGATGTGCGTCACTTCTGTCTTCTTGCAGGCTGGCTCTCCTTCGAAGGCATGCTGCTCTTCTACACAGACTTCATGGGGGAGGTAGTATTTGAGGGAGACCCCAAGGCACCCCATGACTCCGAGGCCTACCAGCGCTACAACGCTGGGGTCAGCATGGGCTGCTGGGGCATGTGCATCTATGCATTCAGTGCTGCTTTTTACTCAGGTGAAACCCTAGCACGCCCACGTAGAAATTCAAATCAGAATTGGAGCAAATTATGAAACTATCTTTGAATAGGAACCACAGACATTTACATGTATAAAGTTTGCACATCCCTGACCTAATGTATTCGgctgtttgttttgtgtgtgtttttacttCTAGCCATATTAGAGAAACTGGAGGAGCGTTTCTCCCTCCGCACACTCTACTTTTTTGCCTACCTGGCGTTCGGCCTTGGCACGGGTCTGTCCACACTGTCCACCAACCTTTACGTGGTGCTGTCCTTATGCGTCACTTATGGGGTCCTTTTCTCATCGCTGTGCACGCTGCCTTACTCTCTGCTGTGTGAATACTACCAAAGTCCTCAGGTCAGCTATGAGAGTCTTTATCCGAGGATCttgacacagtaaaaaaaaaaacagaaatgagaATGCCATCGCAATAACATTGCCTTCTGGGTTTTTCTCACCTTTCAGTTCTGCGGCTCGTTCGAAGAGGGAACCCGGCGCGGGATGGGGGTGGACATATCACTCCTCAGCTGCCAGTACTTCCTGGCCCAGATCCTGGTCTCGGTGGCGATGGGACCCCTGACCTCGCTGGTCGGCGGTGCGCAGGGGGTGATGTACTTTTCCAGCCTGATGTCCTTTGTGGGCTGCGCGTATTCATCTCTCTGCGTCGTGTACCAGCTGCCCGCCGCGGAGGGTGAGCCCGCCGAAAGCGAGACGCGGCCGCTGCTGGCACACATTTAGCTCTGCccggagcaaaaaaaaacagacgttATTTCGCACGGCTGAAAGACGTTGTGTTCGTACAGTACATCCTTCATTCACTTTTGCATTTTTAGCATCACATCTATTGAGAAATCACCACTAGTGTATAGTCAAACACAGGACTTCACCTTGAAAAAGATCAGTGCTTGTTATACTCACAATTTTTAACACAATGCCCACCTGGTGCTAGATTTTAGGTTGGCATAAGCTAccacaaatgttttcatttaggTCAAATTTGATAGGCTTAGCTTTCATAGAAGCCTTTTATTCTTTTAGGTTCCATcttttcattcatccatccaacCATTATATGTCCTCATTCAGGTCACGGGTGAGCTGATGGTTCCTCACCCCTGACTTCTGGGCTTCGCACTGCATTTTATCTGTTGTCTTGCATGGACTGCAGGCTGTTTGCGTTCGTGTTAGACTAGcaagacacaaacacacttggGAAAGTGTGTCCTGGACTCCAGTTCCTCCAAGTTCTGTGACCTCTTAAAGCCACGAAGCCGAACGGTCGTGCTGGGAGTGACGCTCCCTTCAGGCTGGCCAGTTTAATAATGACAGTCATTCTTGTCATTCAGGAAGAGGAGAAGTTGAAACGGGGGTGTGAACATCAACATTAAGAAGAACACAAAGAGACACCCTTGCTCCTCTGAAGGTGGACAACACTGAGCACCAAAAAAAGAGacattttgggggggttggggggtatTAAAACCAGCAGAAGCAGCAAGGAGGCAATACCAGAATAAATTCCTTTAAGTTGTTTTTACCTTCTAATACACCGGGGAAAGTCCCAATTTAACAGTTTGCAGAAACCAACATTGATGACTGCAGCCTTGGCGTAATGTCAAAATTTGACATGTACAGAAGCAgttggctttttaaaaacattttttgaagaatTGCTTCTTTTTCAGTTTGTAAAAAAACTTTTCAGAATAAATCATGTTTTCTTGGACTTCagtagtttttttccacatcaatTTTGATAGAATTTCAGGTTTAAGACATTTACTTTCTTAGACCACACGAGGGAGCCAGAAGATAAGTGTG
Encoded here:
- the prxl2b gene encoding prostamide/prostaglandin F synthase, whose product is MASLDLDRVGKNLLKSVDTGESVELQSLWQERPAVLFFLRRFGCQVCRWTAAEISKLAPDLKANDVALVGIGPEELGLEEFKNLGFFKGSIYIDEQKKCYKDLGFKRYSALSVVPAALGKKVREASSKANADGIQGNFSGDLLQSGGMLIVAKGGEKTLLHFVQDSPGDYGPLEDIAKSLSISSNAKEGQKPVCNDDVCTR
- the slc45a1 gene encoding proton-associated sugar transporter A, which codes for MSSPGMGTPSDPLLASPGLGRLPSAQDGLWRSSLPKTASFPTSSIRLLSHRANNFQRQHKRQKLIRPSPPPPPNTPCPLERLDLSELPPRRAFQELLFNGCILFGIEFSYAMETAYVTPVLLQMGLPDQFYSLVWFISPILGFLVQPLIGAWSDRCTSRFGRRRPFIFALAIGALLGLTLVLNGRDIGGALADTASNHKWGIILTVCGVVLMDFSADSADNPSHAYMMDVCSPEDQDRGLNIHALLAGLGGGFGYIVGGINWDQTHFGKSMGGQLRVIYMFTSITLVIATAMTLNSIPERPLTKSQPLGKNNLKSPNLLLPPSPPALAGDEEDEENHYGYRLSKSNHPDPLGHSSSANARLCAGLTSPISPLSPLTPKYGSFISRDNSLTGLNEFASSLGTSYIDSVLIDCYTGQQTPQDTLAPNSIPVPPEDSPAPGGSAQAERRDDGSYGSCHPDREGEPESQLESQVLSGEGTGPVLRRGSSTGILKRPQSLALAEEPVAAHVVGMENGRRRTVTFSQQVANILLNGVRYESDLSENAETGQSQMSMKLLCVAIYRMPPSLRSLCTNHFLGWLSFEGMLLFYTDFMGEVVFEGDPKAPHDSEAYQRYNAGVSMGCWGMCIYAFSAAFYSAILEKLEERFSLRTLYFFAYLAFGLGTGLSTLSTNLYVVLSLCVTYGVLFSSLCTLPYSLLCEYYQSPQFCGSFEEGTRRGMGVDISLLSCQYFLAQILVSVAMGPLTSLVGGAQGVMYFSSLMSFVGCAYSSLCVVYQLPAAEGEPAESETRPLLAHI